A genome region from Microbacterium terricola includes the following:
- a CDS encoding 2-hydroxyacid dehydrogenase, producing the protein MSDSIRPLVISLPDERLSGDVGPLPDGVELLIWPMDGPAPRDEIDLVVPPYMSTAEVLPRLADVRTRLVQSQSIGYDGIERVLPPGVVFANAASVHETSTAELAVGLAIAAQRRLPDFVRAQGEERWAPAFAQSLADRRVLLLGYGGVGKAVAARLAAFEVELTAVARTARDEDGMRVHAVDELPALLPRAEIVIVTLPGTAATRHIVDDAFLAALPDGALVINVGRGPLIDTDALVDHVRRGRLRAALDVVDPEPLPAGHPLWSLPGVLISPHVGGATSAMRPRIARLVHRQIERMLAGEPPLNVVLES; encoded by the coding sequence ATGAGCGACAGCATCCGTCCCCTCGTGATCAGCCTCCCCGACGAGCGCCTCAGCGGCGACGTCGGACCGCTGCCCGACGGCGTCGAGCTGCTGATCTGGCCGATGGACGGCCCGGCTCCGCGGGACGAGATCGACCTCGTCGTGCCGCCCTACATGTCGACCGCCGAGGTCCTGCCGCGCCTCGCCGACGTGCGCACCCGCCTCGTGCAGTCGCAGTCGATCGGCTACGACGGCATCGAGCGGGTCCTGCCTCCGGGTGTGGTGTTCGCGAACGCCGCGAGCGTGCACGAGACCTCCACCGCCGAGCTCGCCGTCGGACTCGCGATCGCCGCGCAGCGGCGCCTGCCCGACTTCGTCCGCGCGCAGGGCGAGGAGCGGTGGGCGCCCGCGTTCGCCCAGAGTCTCGCCGACCGACGCGTGCTGCTGCTCGGCTACGGCGGGGTCGGCAAGGCGGTCGCCGCACGGCTCGCGGCGTTCGAGGTGGAGCTGACCGCCGTGGCGCGCACCGCGCGCGACGAGGACGGGATGCGGGTGCACGCCGTCGACGAGCTGCCCGCGCTGCTGCCGCGCGCGGAGATCGTGATCGTGACCCTGCCGGGCACCGCCGCGACCAGGCACATCGTGGACGACGCCTTCCTGGCGGCGCTGCCGGACGGCGCCCTGGTGATCAACGTCGGACGCGGGCCGCTCATCGACACGGACGCGCTCGTGGACCATGTGCGGCGGGGCCGGCTGCGCGCGGCGCTCGACGTGGTCGACCCCGAGCCGCTGCCCGCCGGCCACCCGCTGTGGTCGCTCCCTGGCGTACTCATCTCGCCGCATGTGGGCGGCGCCACGAGCGCGATGCGGCCGCGGATCGCGCGGCTCGTGCATCGCCAGATCGAGCGGATGCTGGCGGGCGAGCCGCCGCTGAACGTGGTGCTCGAGTCGTAA